Genomic window (Pieris rapae chromosome 12, ilPieRapa1.1, whole genome shotgun sequence):
GCAGCATATTATTATGCCTgaaaaaatctgtatttacttagtatttattacataagcCATTCCATTTCATACctatgtacaatatttaatattgatacgTGACACGATACTTGCGACATTTGCCTACATTAGCATAGCCCATTTGACTATTCCAAGCACGCCATACTGAATAAGACCGTATGGGGAATTTTTGAATGGCGTGGgagcaatttaaataaacgtgGACATCGCAATTACAATGAATgccgaataaaaataaacagttaaatAACATATGCGCTCGGACTACATGGTAATGATTACAATCAGTGCCTTTTTGTAGGAAAAAACATTtgctttgttaaataatacgatagttttatgtaaataaattaagtttaaaggCTGATTAGTGCGTAACTGTAGAACGATAGggcacaaatgtttttttatcctacaacctctttaagtgttggcctcagatttttgaatctgtttcatgatcatttttgaaatataaaaggcatgtaggtgatcagcctccagtgcctgacacacgtcgtcttTGTTATAAATTGGCAAAGATATAAAGATTTTACGACAAAATATGAGACTCTATTATCActaattattgatatttctCGGTACTAGGAACGTTCAATATATAGCGATAATGCGATACATCGTCCTTTGATAGAAATACAGTCAGGCAGAACTCATATAGTAATAGATAAATCTTAGAAATTGAATTTGTATTACTTTCATCAAACATACGCCAGTTGATTGTAAATCAATTACTTAGAATtttctattgtaaatttatataatagttttctACGatggacatttttttaaatttctaatattttttaaattatattcattacagattatatatcattacagatatatgtcatattttaaaacgcgTTTGTGTCTTCTGTTTCGCTTGTAAGggttcaattaattattttaaatttttagccTTATTTTGATATTGTAAGTAGGTTAAAGctgacaattatattatttaattatttttataatagcatACTCATATGATTGATTCTTAATATATCCTCGAACAGACAGCATTTTACTAACTTTTAGAAGCGACAGTActtatgaagttttattttatgttctaCGTAAGATAATGACGCTTTTATGGTTCTTTACAAAGTTATAATAGTCTTAAATGGAGGGCTGTAATCATAAGTATCTTACTTTCTGTTGACCACGTTtagttccatttttaaatttcgaaaaaattctttatttcgcttcacaaaaatttatattggtACATAtcaagtgtacattatttcctagaatgtaacaaacttataacactaaacacgtttttaaagctattttgtttttaataatttataaaacagataaaacTAAAGTAGTAATGTTTGCaaaggttaaataaatttaactatgaGGTAACTACCTAGGAACTATGCAATCTTTAGATTAGCTTTGCATTTTTGACTTACATTGAAGATAAGGCATAATAGCATAGGAgccaatatttcaaataaaaagaaacaaattagaAGTTATGACTAAAAAGACCACGTcagttctaaatatatataagaattcaGGGGTGCTCGTTTCGGTCCTTCAACATTTTTAAGCGTTCATTACTTAACAAAGCAAATAATCATTCAACATCAatcatcaaattaatattactgtGAAATGGAATCGatatttttcgaaaatatCCAAGTCTTGACCCAATAAGCCTTAGTCTCGGGCTGTGCCTGTCACACACCCTCCACTTTGGGTATGACAAATGCCGGTTTCCTCtccatattttcttttacgtAATGGTAAAGACAAGagacctcaggaatgagagtcACACACTGAACGCCACCAGACTAACACTGCTCATTAAAAACaagatttaagtaaaattctgCCCttatttacgatattttttcatcgcaataaacaaaaatcctTCGTTCGTACGTCGTGAGCTTAGatattttgacaaaatatcttttagccgcatataattttatcgaaGACATTTTCGTAGCCAAATGGTAATTAAGGTCCTCTAGGGAATTTCTTGTTAGACGGGATTATACGTCTAGATTTTTGTCTCTGAACTTCATTTCCAATCGCGAAGGGTTCTTTCTGCTGTCAGAGCTacacaattttaatcaaataaataaatcgctaGTAATTACATGACGTATTCTTtagaagtaattaaattagatgCAAGCagtttcttataattaatattttttcacagtTTGCATCTCATCTTTGCTGTTGATTTTTGTAGAAGTCTAATGGTAcgttatacaatatttaataatatttgtaaaaatcacTTATTACCACGCCCCAATAATTTAGTttctattgaaattattaatatttattttttattattgaatattgtaGCGTATGTTAGTGGTACTCCGGTAATATAATCCAAAAATCCCGGTAGTTTTAGCGGATGAAGATGAGAAATACTAGCCCTACATCAATACTACGTGTATTATTGGAATCGCAAATTAGTTATACAATTACCTACTATAGGCAGTGAGTGATGTAATAGTTTCAGATGTTAAGTAAACTTGGAAAAACATTTTAGTGATTCGTAATGAACGTCCTaaccaaatataaatagtataaattgTTGATATATTCGAATTGTGATTTGACTTTCATTACATTATTTGATATGACTTCGAATTTTTATCAGAAAGGTATTACATTCACCAATTcgaaattgtgttttatattaatcaaaagaaaatacttcaaAGAATATGATATTTCTATAGAAAACACATATTTCTGTGTCATAATTCGGTAATTTTGGCAAATGGGTTTTTTTATCTTCCTAACGATCTGGGTCTTAACCTGCACCTGTGTTAGGTATGAACTGAAGAACCTAAACATGGTCGGTCCAGCGAAGGAACCGGAAGCGTTAgttcataaacaaaaattatcactcataattaaaaatgtgatttgggtaaaaagaaaaacttaacatcattacatatatctatatttatcatcttaaattacaatttgtcACTCGTTAATACatatctaataattaaattaaatgactacatgtacaaaattgtttatatacagAACTTCATGCAGTTACAATGTCAATAACTATGTAgttataatctaatatatcGGGGATAAAATATCATACACGTTacattcgaatttcaaattcatCCTACAACAGATACTAAAACAACAACGAAAATAATTGctcaaaatgatttaaataatgaaaccgGAAGTGGTGGCACGTAATTGGCAGTGAGCCACCTCATCTGATGACCAATATCGATACTATATACACGGACATTTGGCACAAAAATGCGTCACACGCTCCCATTCTGTCCATACTGCTACGGATTCTGAGCAAATATAGGTATGCAGTTATCTACATAAATACTCTATTCACTAAATATTGACTTAACGTATGGTGAGTTCTTACGCTAGTTATATACATCTCACATTCAGTCacaaatgtttacaatttggcAGATAATCACctgaataaaacaatgtttttttttttttttgcgctCAGCTATGGATTTGTAAACACTGAATTTTGGCACTAGACTTCTAGATAGGCCGGGGTCTAATTAAACATTCTAGGCAAAGTATAACGAGACAACGCTGTAAATAAAAGCATCTCTACTTCACAACCAGTTACTGATGTTGGGCTTGGTACGTATTATAAGTTcactacataaaatataaaggtcTTCGTCGCTGACATAGTTTTAAGACATGGAACCgtgcatttattttttgcaacAGTATTAATTGTAGTCATTTTTCCGCGGTATACATATGTACTTTCATTTAGTTTTCTATTCCTTCTTATATGAGTCTATctctttcttaaaaaatctcaTTTGTGAAACAATAATCAGCCCTCTGTACCTGACACGCTTAAAGTTATGACGTTCGGGTTGAGAAACAAACCAATTCCATATATCAAAGGCTCAGTTTGATATATggaatttgaaacaaaatccaccttcttttcttttctctctttTGTACCAAGCCTACATGAGATGATTACTACATACTATACTAGGTCTTGAGGTTTAAGGTGATATTGTCAGAAGAGTTTTTTTGAATTAGAAATTTCTAGAAGTTACTATCGTATTCGGAGCGACGTCTCGAATAATGTGATCGAGGATACTCCCCGGTGTAACCGTACACTTGAGAACCGCCCCCGGTCTGTCCATAGGTCTGGGAACCACCgtatctgtaaaaaatatagttatataatttcagttgaaactattttattcaattatttatacatcttaaattcttattaacatggttacttatttacttataaagggactcacaattaaaaatacccagaacatttcaaaacaaataaatattttgatctttcaactatattttcagtacatataaaaaagtattgtattGTTCAGTTACATATGAACTGAAGTAGGCCTATACAATTGAATAGATTTCGATAAAAAATCAATCAGTTAATTTATCGCATGCTTACCACCCCTACTTCCCAAGTCCAATCATACCCCGTAAACCTtcacaaattatatacttGTACCTTCCTGATGGGTCAATCTAGTATTGGTGAAAACACCTATAAATTCCGTACAGTATTTATGTTTATCGCGAATAGAAAGATGGATGCGGTTGTGGActtgtttatgtataatatatacctagCTTGTCGCTAAATTTTTGTAGGCATTATCATTGCTATTATATCTTTGTTTGACCGGCTTTTCTTTTACTTTACAaaccacaaaaaaatattttcatttttcggCCTATGCCTCATAGAGGCTTTCTATTGGTAAAAGATTACCGTAATCAGTTCAGTTTATCCAGGGATTATCCCCTGCAACCTAAGGTTGGGCAGGCAGTAGATTTGACTTGATGCTATATATAgctaatcatttatttatttaactcttATGTCCTCAAAACAATTACGcagcaacaaaaaatataaaacaaaggcGATAGTATAGATGCAAAACAATAACTTGggatctaaaaatatatacaaatccTTTTCAGTATACAAAAggaaattttagtaataataacttatatatatgatatttacCCATATCCGTTTCCGGCAGCTCCATACAGTTGCGATCCTCTCCCTGAATCAGCAGTGTAGTGTTGCATATACTTCTGCGCTTGTGGCGTCCACTCTGATCGCCATGAGTCTCCAGGGTTCGGGTACGCTAGTTGCTCTATGAAAGCTGTAGACATGCGCTGTATGGGAaagaaatataagtaaaaaaaaaattgtttctgtagtataagaatattgtttaacacaaacttttttgtaaaacaattccttgaaatacattaaatcaggtatagaataataaagaatagttAAAACTTGTGAGAGCTGTCGTTATGCCATCGATAGaatgtacaataatttaacCATTCAAAGTGTAATACTTttgaatttactttaaattgaatatatactTATGTTAAACAATCCAGAGGTCAACTTATGACTTTTCAGAACATACAACGTTATGCCTTCAAAAAGGAACTCTCTGTTTGCTCTTTAAAggtttaataaactttacataaacttttaatagtttatatgGTCAGAATGGGTCAGTCTATGATCATTTCAAACCAATAAAATTGACGATTAAACgtactgtttttttatgtatttcaacTGTTCAATAACTTGACGTACCTTTCCAGACGGAAGATAAGGCAGGTCTCTCTCTTTCAATTGGTGCACGTCGTCAAAACCACCCATGTGACTTTTGTCCAGTTCTCGTAGCATGTCTTCACTGAGTGGAATAGGTTGCTTCGTTTTCGTACTTTTTTGGCGATTTACAAGctggttataaaaaaaatgattagggcctgtttcacaatgtatggataaaatgtcaaatagctatgcaacacataaattattcgaataaagataaaagttccgaataagatacttcgcatttcatgacgaatagcggtctgtttcacaatgtcacACACACACGAGATAGTAAAACTTTCAAGTAcaatggaaaattaaaaacgtcCGTTAATAAATgatgatcattttaaatagtaatctATCGTCTACTGGGGCACATCCCTTCTCAGAAGTGTACTCAGTGTCAGAAGAATTATTGTTGGATGTATACTTACGACAGTGACGCCAAAAATTACTACAAAGAGAAGTGAGGCCATGGCTATCACAATAACCGCTATTCCCCATTGAGGCAACAAAGATTCCTCATCTGGTGCAACAATCGTTGGTTCTCCTCGTTTAGGCAacactaaaacaaataaaataaattagtggcaAAAAGGTTGTAGCCATTTTAGGTCTGTTATCAGGTTTCTGAATCCTtttcatgattattatttgtcaatctaatagggaactaggtgatcagcctcctgtgcctgacacacgtcaactttttgggtctaaagcaaggcgagctggtttcctcacgatgtttctcgtttgagcgaatgttacacacatagaaagaaaggacattggtgcacagccgggaattgaacctacgacttcagtgACGAGAGACGCACGCTGAAGGCATTAAGCTAATAcagcttttaataaataacttttatattaaacaaaaagtaataaattaactacacactacactaaaataaattaacactaTTATGTTGGatgtgttataattttatatgcactaaaatttataaaagttggGCTACTAGAACTTTAATGATACTTTACAATTTAACCAGCaacttaaaagtttttttttatttgaaaaaggaaatatttttttgctttagcTGTTTTGgtgacaaaaattaaaaatttgtaatatttatgtgaCGTACCAATAAATTCTGTGTAAGCGGGATCCATCACGAACTTTCCGATTTCGAGTTTCCCAGCGGACTTATCAATCGTCTTTGTCATTTGCTTGTCACTCTTGCGCAACCTATCTTCATCGGGTTGGTCTCCTTGCATCGAATCAGGGTCAAACTCTGTTTCTTCAGTTTCCATAACAGAGCCAGACTTCGCTTCGTGAAGGGATTTGTGGAAGAGCCTCTTTAGTTGCACTGTGTCAACCTTCTCTTCCACGTGGTTTAGTTCGATGAAGTAGTCGACTAGGACGGAGCCTTGACTGAAACCGTCTATACGAATTCCTTTGAACCATTTTCTCAGTAAATCGGACTTCGAGTAGACGGAATTAAGCTGTGAAAATtaacaaaagtaaatattaagtgCTAAATGGATTTAAATGTACGCTCTTTCTATAatattaggatattaaacatagtatgaaatatatatatatatatatatatatatatatatatatacctatcttttaagttagatcaaactacacacggtgtgcaaatttggtTGAAATTGGATAAGTgatttaggagtccatagcggacaaacgaCGTGatgcgtaatttatataagtatattaagatttataataattatacagtttaggatttctttttattttatttatataatatattatagtaaccctatatatatgtaacgtTTTACTAACCTCCTCTTTTACTTCTTTAGCTAAATTCTTCCATTCTATTGTATGTTGATCTAAAAATTCGGGTACCCATTTGACTCctgaaaagtaaaaatatgtgaaaataaaatcacttaaAACATTCACGTAGAAATGGAAATTCACATTACCTgctacaattttaatagttgcAGCGATGTCACATTCCTGTCGACATACACCGGGAGTAGTGGGGGGAGGGGGCGCTTGGGTGGTCGTAGTAGTCGAAATAAAACGTTTCGTTGTAGTCTCTGTACTTATCTCCGGTAAGGGACTAGTTGAGGTAGCATTCCTTTGCATTTCCAGAAGACGTTCGATTGAGAAGGGCGTTGTAGATGGTGATGGCCAACCAGTGAACTCAGTAGATGCCCTACAAAAACATCAAtcttgtgtaaaatatatttcggcTAACAAGATAGGAACTCTGTCGGGAATGGGAATTATGGATTGTAATTTATGACTAGACAGCGGAAATAGAATCCAAACCGATCCCATGGGCCTCTTCTTGAGCCCAACCGATatgaatatgtaatattaataaaaataatcacattCATTTTAGGCCCATAGACAGGTTAACTTAGTTAAACtacatatgtttatttaatgaaatacaatattaaatcatacCTCGTAGGCCAGCCTTTCTGGATCTTAGGTGTGACCGCCGGTGGACCTATGCTACTTTTTTGCGTTGTTGACTTCCTAGAATTCTTTCCTCCAGGTCTTGAAGGAAATACAAGTTTGAAACTTCCAGGGGCCTTTGTCGTTTGGGGTTCTGGTGATTCCTCcgaattatttaagttaaagcCCGGTGGAAGCAAATTAGAAATATCCGCAAGAACAACTTTTTTTAGTGGTTCTATATCCTTTTCGcttgtgtttaatttaaatccagGCGGAAGAAGTGCAGTTAAATCGATTGGAGCAGCGTTAAGAGgaattgttattttacttttaggtTTTTCGGTGGTAGTTGCTACTGGAGAAGTTGTGTTGAGCTTAAAACCTTTCGGTAATAAAGCAGTGATGTCTACCTTCTCAACATTTGCTAAAATATCCGGTTTCGTTGTATCACTCACGGGTGGTTTATAACCAGGAGGTAATAATTGACTAAGATCATCTTTTGGAAGTTTCTTCAATAGATCTTCATGTGCTCTTTCTTTTGGTTTATATTCCTTAGGCAGTAAAGATTTatcatctaaaataattactttgtttttggAACTTATTCCAGACGACCGACCTTGTGTAccattaataattgatttttccGTAGAATCCACTACATTTTTTGTGGTTGTTCTTTGGGTAGTGGTGGTAGTTGTCGCTGTATTAGTAATGCGTTTGTCTTTGTATGAGTGTCTTGTTTTAAAACCAGGTGGCAGAAGTCCAGAGAGATCGTCCATAATAGTGACGAACGACGGTTTTTTCTTAGGCTTTGGTGTTGTTGAGGAAGAAATTCGTGGagtgaattttttaattagaactGGTAGAGGTTCGGGAGATGATCTCTCCGTTATTGGCGTGTATTGAGTGCTCTTTAATGTGAATACGTTCACTGGGGACGCCGTCGTAGttgtagtagtagtagaagATGTCGTCGATTCAGATGtagtttcttttattaattcgaTATTTTTGTTGTCATTATCCAATTCACCTGATAACACAGCACTAGATAATTCTGACTGAATGCTATCAAGTTTGTCATTAATATTCTCCGTTGAAGATGAACTATTTATAGATTCTAACTTAGGATTTTCAGTGACTGTGTCTTCTTCACTTTGATCCTCTTCAATAACTTGTTTCTTTTCTTCTTGCTCTACTGTAGGGAATGGTAAAAACCGGGCTCCTGAAACACTACGACTGGTCTGAACAGAGGCTACTACAATCCAGCTTTCTGTTGTAATTGCagtatcattattaaattcatcagCTACGCTACCTGCTGACTTAAGTGTAGTTGCTTTTGAAGTAGGTGGATAGGTCACGTCAGGTATTGAGATGGTTCCATTAACAACACTCTTTGTAGTAACCACAGAAACAACTTCTTGTCCTAAAATAGAAGGTGGTTCAATAGAAGAAAAGTCTTCATTCGAAAATGTTAACTTAAGACTTGGGGCTGTTGTGTCGTCGCGTGAATCAGATTGATCTATTTCGGTTGTGTCtttgaattgtttaaaattgtcaTCTTTTACCATCGTTTTATTAGGTTTCATATCGAGAACATCAAATGATtttgtagtatttattttaatttcatgtgATTTATCATCTTCTTCAGTTGAGTCGTACTCATCATATATATCGGTTATTGTTTCTCTCGATGTACTCGGTACAGAAACGGGTCTTTGAGTTGTATGATTTGTGTCTGAAATTTCTTCGTCTTCATAGTATTCATACTCTGCTTCAGTATTTTCTGAGTCGCCATCTTTCAGGTCATCTTCGTTATTATCATATGTACTTTCACTGGAAGACGGTATTTCTTGAGGTTgcacttttgttttattggatGGGATTGTAATTGTCATTAAAGATGACACTTTCGGAATATTATCTGAATGCATGGAAGTCGAGTCAGGTTTGCTGTCATCATTAGCTTTGCTGTTATTCGATTTTATAACTTCAACATC
Coding sequences:
- the LOC111002540 gene encoding serine-rich adhesin for platelets — translated: MGRWRWRFAIATILLLIIKDGQCQDENDYYYTPERNFAQVQPPIFPNSRPSTFFEHESFRIAPTAQQNNFNEGRVRFPTPNYNQNPSPFQLPTGRSQSGTQYYVNQPEFPPNQRQRFRPALPYNFQLVHPASTKRPDTSQIHSVAYQNDPSKPETFLGQITINNPDIEILQNNRFKNIPFDGNSLKSNGQSGHILHGDDIDNDDEDIFDRHKVTTYNPTKLGGRQVILKPSSSRFSNLNKPETDFKPVLSVPLTRYDTNNLKNEKAVVNSYNGPSTEYKSLLDIEPLLEDDISDISSFRELMKNTDSFDVEVIKSNNSKANDDSKPDSTSMHSDNIPKVSSLMTITIPSNKTKVQPQEIPSSSESTYDNNEDDLKDGDSENTEAEYEYYEDEEISDTNHTTQRPVSVPSTSRETITDIYDEYDSTEEDDKSHEIKINTTKSFDVLDMKPNKTMVKDDNFKQFKDTTEIDQSDSRDDTTAPSLKLTFSNEDFSSIEPPSILGQEVVSVVTTKSVVNGTISIPDVTYPPTSKATTLKSAGSVADEFNNDTAITTESWIVVASVQTSRSVSGARFLPFPTVEQEEKKQVIEEDQSEEDTVTENPKLESINSSSSTENINDKLDSIQSELSSAVLSGELDNDNKNIELIKETTSESTTSSTTTTTTTASPVNVFTLKSTQYTPITERSSPEPLPVLIKKFTPRISSSTTPKPKKKPSFVTIMDDLSGLLPPGFKTRHSYKDKRITNTATTTTTTQRTTTKNVVDSTEKSIINGTQGRSSGISSKNKVIILDDKSLLPKEYKPKERAHEDLLKKLPKDDLSQLLPPGYKPPVSDTTKPDILANVEKVDITALLPKGFKLNTTSPVATTTEKPKSKITIPLNAAPIDLTALLPPGFKLNTSEKDIEPLKKVVLADISNLLPPGFNLNNSEESPEPQTTKAPGSFKLVFPSRPGGKNSRKSTTQKSSIGPPAVTPKIQKGWPTRASTEFTGWPSPSTTPFSIERLLEMQRNATSTSPLPEISTETTTKRFISTTTTTQAPPPPTTPGVCRQECDIAATIKIVAGVKWVPEFLDQHTIEWKNLAKEVKEELNSVYSKSDLLRKWFKGIRIDGFSQGSVLVDYFIELNHVEEKVDTVQLKRLFHKSLHEAKSGSVMETEETEFDPDSMQGDQPDEDRLRKSDKQMTKTIDKSAGKLEIGKFVMDPAYTEFIVLPKRGEPTIVAPDEESLLPQWGIAVIVIAMASLLFVVIFGVTVLVNRQKSTKTKQPIPLSEDMLRELDKSHMGGFDDVHQLKERDLPYLPSGKRMSTAFIEQLAYPNPGDSWRSEWTPQAQKYMQHYTADSGRGSQLYGAAGNGYGYGGSQTYGQTGGGSQVYGYTGEYPRSHYSRRRSEYDSNF